Genomic window (Pseudomonas sp. L5B5):
GGCGACGCGCATGCTCATGCTCTTGACTCCTCTGACTTGCGATCCGGTCACTATAACCGGTACCGCAGGTTTGGGCCGGGTGTCCCCGGCCTTGCCCGGCGGGGCTCAGTCGGCCAGGACGACCGGGCCGAGTTCGTGGAACACATCTCCCGGCCCCGGGTTCTGCGCATGGGTGGCACCACCGAAGTGCTTCATGATGCCCCAGACGGCATTGAGCGAGGTCTGCACTGCTCCCTCGACCCAGGCCGGCGTCCAGGACACATCGTCGCCGGCGATGAAGATGCCACGCTGTTCGGCAGGCATGTCGTCCTGCATGAAGTGTGCGTACATCCGCTGGTTGTAGCGGTAGTGGCCCGGCAGTGCGCCCTTGAAGGCGCCGAGGAAGTGCGGGTCGGCTTCCCAGGACACGGTGATCGGGTTGCCGATGATGTGGCTGGCGATGTCGACTTTGGGATAGACCTTGTTCAGTGCATCCAGGGCCAGTTGCACGCGTTTTTCCACCGGGTGCGGCAGCATCTTCATGGCGTCGCTCATCCAGGAGTAGGACAGGCAGATCACCCCCGGCTTGTCGTCGCCGTGGTCGAACAGGTAGGTGCCACGGGTCAGGCGATCGGTGAGGGTCATGCTCATCACGTCGCGGCCGGTTTGCGGGTCCTTGTCCTTCCAGAATGGCCGATCGACCATCACGAAGGTCTTCGAGGACTGCATGTAGCGGGTGCGGTCCAGGGCCATCCACATCTTCTGCGAGAACAGCGCCTCCTCGCACTCGATCTGGGTGGTCAGCAGCCAGGTCTGGCAGGTCGCCAGGACCGCCGCGTAGTGGCGGGTATCGCCCCAGTAGTCGGTGACGGCGAAGGTGCCATCGGCGGCACGGGCGATCTTTTTCACGCCCGGGCGCGGCGCGCCGTTGTGCAGTGTGGCCAGGGAAGTGCCGGCCGGCCAGTGGGCGCACTGTTCCGGCACATGGCTCCAGATGCCCCGGGGAACCTGTTCGACCCCTCCTACCACCAGGTGTTGATGGTCATCGCAGTTGGTCATCACCACGCGAAAGATTTCCAGCATGGAGTTGGGGAAGTCCGAGTCCCAGCCGCCGGTGCCGAAGCCGACCTGGCCGAAGATCTCGCGGTGACGGTAGGACAGCCGCGAGAAGGCCTTGGACGTGGCGACGAAGTCATAGAAGGTGCGGTCGTCCCACTTCGGCACCAGTTCGTCCCACAGGGCCTTGAGCTTGACCGTGTCACGCTCGCGGATGGCGTCCTGGACTTCCGAGAAGCGTGAGCCGTCTTCCAGGGCTTCGGCCCAGGCCTGGGCGACTTCACGGAAGATCTCCGGCAGGTCGGCCATCTTCTCGGCGTAGTGGCTGGTGCCTTCCAGGTCTACCACGGTGCTGCCCGAAGCCGGGGTCAGCGGGTTGGGGAAGGGGCGGGTTTCCAGGCCGAGCTTGTCGACGTAGTGGTAGAAGGCGGTGCTGGACACCGGGAACCGCATGCCGCCCAGCTCCGCGATGATACCGTCGGCGCCTTCGAAGGTTTCCGAACGCAGGCGCCCCCCCATTTTCGAGGCCTCGTAGACCACGGGCTTGAGACCCAGCTTCATCAATTCGTAGGCCGCTACCAGCCCGGAGATGCCGGCGCCAATGATCGCTACTTCGGCCCCGTGTTGCGCTTGGGGAATGCTGCCCAGGCCGGCGGGGTGCTCGATCCAGTCATCGAAGGCGAAGGGGAAGTCCGGGCCGAAGATGGTGATGGGTTTCTTGCCGTCTGCAGGATGGCGATTGTTCTTGTTCATGGCTGACCTTGGCGGGCGGCTCAGCGAAATGCTGAGTATAGGAAAGGATGGCAGCCATTCTAGAGAGGGGAGAACTCGTAAATAAGACGCAATCTGTCGTCGTTATGCATCGTTATTGACCAATATGACGAAAATAAAATTCAAAGTGACGTAAATCAAACCTTAAAGCGCATGCCCACGGTCGATCTTGCTGCTGAGGATGATCGAGGTGGTGGTCTTCTCCACGCCGTCGATGCTGCCGATCTGGTCCAGCAACTGGTCCAGCTGTTCCGGGGACTCGGTGCGCAGCCAGGCCACGTAGTCGAATTCGCCGCTGACCGCGCACAGTTGCTGGACCTGGGCCATGCCGCTCAGCCGCCGCAGGACTTCCTTGCCGGAGCGGGGCTGGACCTTGATGCCGACGTAAGCCTGCAGTCCGCCATCGACGACCCGCTGGCCCAGGCGCACGCCATAGCCGGTGATGACCCTGGCCTTTTCCAGGCGCGCCAGGCGCGAGGTCACGGTGGTGCGGGCGATGCCCAATTGCCGGGCCAGCATTGCCACGCTCTCGCGAGCATTGATCTGCAAGGCGGCGATCAACTGACGGTCGACTTCGTCGAGAACGGGAGGGCGGCTATCGGACAAGATGGGCTCCAGCACGGTGATCGGGGAGCGCACATGTTAGCGCCTCCCAACGCTTGCCGCTCGTCGCCCTGGCGCGACCTGGGCCGGGGCAGGAAAAGCCGCCGGGCTGACGGCTTGCCAGTCGCCGGGAGCGGGGTTCAGCCGGGCATGACCTGGGCGAAAGCCTCGCGAAAGCGCTGCATGTCCTGCTCTGAACCGACGCTGACCCGTGCCCAGTTCGGCCAGTTGTCCCAGACCCGGCCGATCCGTACTTGCCGTGCCGCCAGGGCATCGACCACTTCCTGGGCCGGGCGCCGGACATCGATCATGAAGCAGTTGGCCTGGGAGGCCGTGCAGGTGAAGCCGCGCTTTTGCAGCCAGGTGATGGTCTGCTCAAGCAACTGCCGGTTGTGCCGCTTGCGTTCGGCCAGCAGGCCCGGCTCTTCCAGGCTGGCAAGGCCTCCCAGCAGGGTGGAGGCCGCCGGTACGTTGTAGCCACCATAGGCTTCCAGGCGCTCGAGCAGTTCCGGTTGGCCCACGGCAAGGCCCAACCGCGCGCCGGCCATGCCGTAGATCTTGGAGAAGGTGCGCAGTACCAGCAGTCCAGGGTGATCCTTGACCAGGGGGATGCAGGTGCTGGCATCGGCAAAGTCGATATAGGCTTCGTCGATCACCATGATCGAGCCCTTGGGTTTACTCGCCAGGGCCTGTTCGATGGCCTGCCGTGGCGTCAGGGTGCCAGTAGGGTTGTTGGGGTTGCACAGGTAGATCATCCCTGCAGAGCGATCGGCGGCGAGCATGGCCGTAAGGTCGTGACGGTGCTGGCTGTCGAGGGGAATCTCGTGGACCTTGACCTGCCGCCCTTCGGCTGCCTCCCTGGGCGCCTCGTAGGAGGGGGTGGCCATGACCAGGCTACCGGCCTGGGTGAAGGCCATGACGGCATGCTGCAGCGCGGCCTTGGAGCCACAGAAACTGTGTACATGGTCCTCGGGAACCCCCTGCTGGCGGGCGAAGAGTGCATTGAGCCGGTACTGGAGCTTGTAGGGATAGCGGCCGCTGAGGGCGATGCCTTGCTGCATGGCCTGGCGGCTGGCGGAAGAGGGGCCCCAGGGGTTTTCGTTGAAATTGATCAGGACATCGTCGGACGGTGGCTGGAGGGGCGGCGGAGCGGGTTCGGCGGCCCGGCTCCAACCTGGCAATGAAAGCAGCGGCAGGGCTGACGCGAGCCCCACCAGTGATCGGCGCGTAATCTCAACCATCGATAGATCCCTTTCTTATCGTGAAAGACACCGGGGCGTCTCTTGTCCTGGTTGGACATCGATATGACGGTGGGATAGTCGTGAGATTTAAGGTGGCGATTCAATAGCCAGTCGCATCGCGACGTATTGGCAGGCACAAAAAAACCGCGCATTGCGCGGTTTCGAATGTGGTGGGCCCACACGGACTTGAACCGTGGACCAAAGGATTATGAGTCCTCTGCTCTAACCAACTGAGCTATAGGCCCTCAGTAGGCGGCGGATTATAACGATGGTTTCTCGGCTGTGCTATCCGAAAAGTCGGAAACGCGGATCTGCAGGAAGCGCGCGCAGAATTCCTCGGCTTCCAGCGGCAGGCTGACGATGTAGCCCTGGATCTGCTCGCAGCCTTCCAGTGCCAGGAAGGTCTGCTGTTCCTGGTTCTCCACGCCTTCGGCGATCACCGTGAACTGCATGCTGCGGCCCAGGGCGATGATGGCGCGTACGATCGCCACGTCGTGGGGGTCGTTCGGCAAGCCACGGACGAACGACTGGTCGATCTTGAGGAAGTCCAGCGGCAGGCGCTTGAGGTAGCTCAGGGAGGAGTAGCCCGTGCCGAAGTCGTCGATGGCCAGTTGCACGCCCAGGTGCTTGAGTTGGTGCAGCACTTCCAGTGCCTCCTCGGCCTGGCTCATGATGAAGTTCTCGGTGATTTCCAGCTGCAGCAGTCCGGGCTGCAGGTTGTAGTCATGCAGCAGCTGTTCGATGCGCCCCAGCAGGTTGGGCTGGCGCAACTGGGCACCGGCGAGGTTTACCGACAGGGGGCCGAAGCTTTCGTAGTGCTGGTTCCAGTGGTGTAGGTGCTGGCAGGCCTGTTCCAGAACCCAGTCGCCGATCGGCAGGATCATGCCGTTCTCCTCGGCCAGCGGGATGAAGTGTTCCGGCGGGACCTCGCCGAAGCTGGGGTGACGCCAGCGGATCAAGGCTTCGGCGCCCACCAGCTGGTGGTTGTCGAGGCTGATCTTGGGCTGGAAATACAGGGCCAGTTCGTTGCGCTCGATGGCTCGCCGCAGTTCATGCTCCAGGGCCACGCGTTCGCTGGCCTGGGAGGTCAGGTCGCGGGTGTAGCGTTCCACGCGGTTGCGGCCCTTGGCCTTGGAGCGATACATGGCGGCATCGGCGTTCTTGATCAGGGTGGCGACGTCGCAACCGTCCTTGGGGTACAGGCTGGTGCCGATGCTGGCGCTGATGAAAAACTCGTGTTCGCCTGCCTGGAAGGGGGCGTTGAAGCAGTTCAGCAGCTTGCCGGCGATGTAGTCGGCGTCGCTGGCCTGGTGCAGGCCGGGAAGCAGGATGATGAACTCGTCCCCGCCCAGCCGGGCCACGGTATCGATATCGCGCAGTTGCTCCTTGAGGCGTACGGCGATGCCCTTGAGCAGCAGATCGCCGACAGGGTGGCCCAGGCTGTCGTTGATGTGCTTGAAGCGATCCAGGTCGAGGAACAGCACTGCGCCCTGGCCTCCGTTGTCCTGCTGGCTGTTGAGTGCCGCCAGCAGCCGGCTTTCGAACAGGGTGCGGTTGGGCAAGCCGGTCAGCGGGTCGTGGTGGGCCTGGTAGTCGAGCCGGGCCTGGGCATGCTTGAGGCTGGAGATGTCGGCGAACACCGCGACGAAGTGAGTGGTCTGGTGCTCGCGGTTGCGTACGGCGTTGATCGTCAGCCAGTTGGGGTAGAGCTCGCCATTCTTGCGGCGGTTGGAAATCTCGCCCTGCCAGTGCCCTTCCTGGGTCAACTGGTGCCACATCGCCGCGTAGAAGGCGCTGTCGTGCAGCCCGGATGCGAGCAGGCGCGGGGTGTGTCCCAGGGCCTCGCTCTCGCTGTAGCCGGTGATTTCGCTGAAGGCGCGATTGACCGCGCTGATGCGCTGTTGGGTGTCGGTGATCATCACGCCTTCGGCGGTACTTTCGAACACGGTGGCGGCCTGTTGCAGTTTTTCCTGCATCAGATGGCGGTCGGTGATGTCCCGGGCAATGGTCAGCATGCAGTCGTCTTCGCCAATGGGCAGCGGTCGGCTGG
Coding sequences:
- a CDS encoding flavin monoamine oxidase family protein; its protein translation is MNKNNRHPADGKKPITIFGPDFPFAFDDWIEHPAGLGSIPQAQHGAEVAIIGAGISGLVAAYELMKLGLKPVVYEASKMGGRLRSETFEGADGIIAELGGMRFPVSSTAFYHYVDKLGLETRPFPNPLTPASGSTVVDLEGTSHYAEKMADLPEIFREVAQAWAEALEDGSRFSEVQDAIRERDTVKLKALWDELVPKWDDRTFYDFVATSKAFSRLSYRHREIFGQVGFGTGGWDSDFPNSMLEIFRVVMTNCDDHQHLVVGGVEQVPRGIWSHVPEQCAHWPAGTSLATLHNGAPRPGVKKIARAADGTFAVTDYWGDTRHYAAVLATCQTWLLTTQIECEEALFSQKMWMALDRTRYMQSSKTFVMVDRPFWKDKDPQTGRDVMSMTLTDRLTRGTYLFDHGDDKPGVICLSYSWMSDAMKMLPHPVEKRVQLALDALNKVYPKVDIASHIIGNPITVSWEADPHFLGAFKGALPGHYRYNQRMYAHFMQDDMPAEQRGIFIAGDDVSWTPAWVEGAVQTSLNAVWGIMKHFGGATHAQNPGPGDVFHELGPVVLAD
- a CDS encoding Lrp/AsnC family transcriptional regulator: MSDSRPPVLDEVDRQLIAALQINARESVAMLARQLGIARTTVTSRLARLEKARVITGYGVRLGQRVVDGGLQAYVGIKVQPRSGKEVLRRLSGMAQVQQLCAVSGEFDYVAWLRTESPEQLDQLLDQIGSIDGVEKTTTSIILSSKIDRGHAL
- a CDS encoding pyridoxal phosphate-dependent aminotransferase, producing MVEITRRSLVGLASALPLLSLPGWSRAAEPAPPPLQPPSDDVLINFNENPWGPSSASRQAMQQGIALSGRYPYKLQYRLNALFARQQGVPEDHVHSFCGSKAALQHAVMAFTQAGSLVMATPSYEAPREAAEGRQVKVHEIPLDSQHRHDLTAMLAADRSAGMIYLCNPNNPTGTLTPRQAIEQALASKPKGSIMVIDEAYIDFADASTCIPLVKDHPGLLVLRTFSKIYGMAGARLGLAVGQPELLERLEAYGGYNVPAASTLLGGLASLEEPGLLAERKRHNRQLLEQTITWLQKRGFTCTASQANCFMIDVRRPAQEVVDALAARQVRIGRVWDNWPNWARVSVGSEQDMQRFREAFAQVMPG